A window of the Chthonomonas sp. genome harbors these coding sequences:
- the gcvPA gene encoding aminomethyl-transferring glycine dehydrogenase subunit GcvPA, whose product MPYIPHTPEDEKEMLATIGVDSIEDLFREIPAELRVKPGSLDIPNSLSEDQLYQKMVGLARQNLDATKLEWYLGAGLYDRHIPAVIAPLISRGEYLTSYTPYQPEMSQGYLQAIYEFQSMIAEVYDMDAANASMYDGATSLAEACLMACAHTGRKKVYVSEAVHPSYRQVVETYLWATEDEVATIDTTDGVTTGYAAVADDAGCVVVQYPNFFGAIEDLAEARRVATANGALLVVVADPVAMALLPPPGQFGADVVVGEGQPLGVAMGFGGPLVGLYACKSDYMRRLPGRIVGRTHDHSGRSAFTMTLRTREQDIRREKATSNICTNEALMALANTIYLSALGKNGLKSVATSTVNNTQYAMQVLTAAGAKLKFSGRVFGEFVLDLGRDATAVQSKLIDAGIMPGLPLGPYYSGMDNCMLVALTEVRTKAQIDRFAAELKKVLS is encoded by the coding sequence GTGCCCTATATCCCGCACACGCCCGAAGACGAAAAGGAGATGCTCGCCACCATTGGCGTGGACAGCATCGAAGATCTCTTCCGCGAAATTCCTGCCGAGTTGCGCGTCAAGCCCGGTTCGCTGGACATTCCGAATTCGCTGAGCGAAGACCAGCTGTACCAAAAGATGGTGGGCCTGGCTCGCCAAAACCTCGACGCCACCAAGCTTGAGTGGTATCTCGGGGCTGGCCTGTACGATCGCCACATTCCGGCGGTCATCGCTCCGCTCATCTCGCGCGGTGAGTATCTGACCTCGTACACGCCTTACCAACCGGAAATGTCGCAGGGCTACCTGCAAGCCATTTACGAATTTCAGAGCATGATCGCCGAGGTGTACGACATGGACGCCGCCAACGCGAGCATGTACGACGGCGCGACTTCCCTGGCCGAAGCCTGCCTGATGGCCTGCGCGCACACCGGCCGCAAAAAGGTGTATGTCAGCGAGGCGGTTCACCCCAGCTATCGCCAGGTCGTGGAGACCTACCTTTGGGCGACCGAAGATGAAGTCGCCACCATTGACACCACCGACGGGGTGACCACTGGCTACGCCGCCGTGGCCGACGACGCCGGATGCGTAGTCGTGCAATATCCCAACTTCTTTGGCGCGATTGAAGACCTCGCCGAGGCTCGCCGCGTGGCCACCGCCAACGGCGCGCTGCTGGTGGTGGTCGCCGATCCCGTCGCCATGGCGCTGCTCCCGCCGCCAGGCCAATTTGGCGCCGACGTGGTGGTGGGCGAAGGCCAGCCGCTCGGCGTGGCCATGGGCTTTGGCGGACCGCTGGTCGGCCTTTATGCCTGCAAATCCGACTACATGCGCCGCCTTCCTGGCCGCATCGTGGGCCGCACACACGACCACTCGGGTCGGAGCGCATTCACCATGACTCTGCGAACCCGCGAGCAAGACATCCGCCGCGAAAAAGCGACCTCCAACATCTGCACCAACGAGGCGCTGATGGCGCTCGCGAATACGATTTATCTGAGCGCGCTCGGCAAGAACGGCCTCAAATCCGTAGCCACAAGCACCGTCAACAACACGCAATACGCGATGCAAGTCCTAACCGCCGCCGGCGCGAAGCTCAAATTCTCGGGCCGCGTGTTCGGCGAGTTCGTGCTCGATCTCGGACGCGACGCCACCGCGGTGCAAAGCAAGCTTATTGATGCCGGGATCATGCCCGGCCTGCCCTTGGGACCCTACTACTCGGGAATGGACAACTGCATGCTGGTTGCTCTCACCGAGGTTCGCACGAAGGCCCAAATCGATCGGTTCGCCGCAGAGCTGAAGAAGGTCCTGAGCTAA
- a CDS encoding thymidine kinase, producing MYAGKSEELIRRARRALYGKKAVQVFKPSLDNRYDESMVVTHMNVRHEAEAVSSVADLASRIRPETEIVIIEEVQFFDNTVIDLCVELADRGRQVIVGGLDQDFRRQPFGPMGHLMAVADEVVKLRAICLSCGAPASHTYRMIEGKPAQWNDPVVLIGATEAYEARCRNCFEIRGAPKSKFKISKRR from the coding sequence ATGTACGCTGGAAAATCGGAAGAGCTCATCCGCCGCGCCCGCCGCGCGCTCTATGGCAAAAAGGCCGTTCAGGTGTTTAAGCCCAGCCTCGATAATCGCTACGACGAGAGCATGGTGGTCACGCACATGAACGTGCGTCACGAGGCCGAGGCAGTCTCTAGCGTGGCCGACTTGGCCAGCCGCATCCGCCCCGAAACCGAGATCGTGATCATCGAAGAAGTGCAGTTCTTCGATAACACCGTGATTGACCTGTGCGTCGAGCTCGCCGATCGCGGGCGGCAGGTCATCGTCGGCGGTCTGGATCAAGATTTTCGGCGTCAGCCGTTTGGACCGATGGGGCACCTTATGGCGGTGGCCGACGAGGTCGTGAAGCTGCGCGCCATCTGCCTGAGCTGCGGCGCGCCCGCCAGCCACACCTACCGCATGATCGAGGGCAAACCGGCCCAGTGGAACGACCCGGTGGTGCTCATTGGGGCGACCGAAGCCTACGAGGCGCGCTGCCGCAACTGCTTCGAAATCCGCGGCGCGCCCAAGAGTAAGTTTAAGATTAGCAAGCGCCGTTAG
- a CDS encoding HAD-IA family hydrolase translates to MIPENIQAISFDCSMTLLEDNWDSSRFAAECAEQCGVEFDRERGIDLYTSMVRRAWPEFRELNLTRDAATCDRFWNDLTRRWLSELGITADVAPIMAHARQRLFSAGGDVFRKYPDTESTLIELKKRGYKLAVLSNWDQSLHRVLAAQDLTQYFDVVIASLEEGVEKPEPLIFEILLDKLGVPAADVLHVGDNPLDDYHGAKSAGMEARILDHSLTESEGAYIHRLGALL, encoded by the coding sequence ATGATCCCCGAAAATATCCAAGCAATTTCGTTTGACTGCAGCATGACGCTGTTGGAGGACAATTGGGACTCCAGCCGGTTCGCCGCCGAATGCGCCGAGCAATGCGGCGTTGAGTTCGATCGCGAGCGGGGGATTGACCTTTACACCTCAATGGTCCGCCGCGCATGGCCCGAGTTTCGCGAGCTCAATCTCACCCGCGACGCAGCGACTTGCGACCGATTCTGGAACGACCTCACCCGGCGTTGGCTCAGCGAACTCGGCATCACCGCCGACGTCGCGCCGATCATGGCGCATGCGCGCCAGCGACTCTTTTCGGCGGGAGGCGACGTGTTCCGCAAGTATCCGGACACCGAATCCACGCTGATCGAGCTCAAAAAGCGCGGCTACAAACTCGCCGTGCTCAGCAACTGGGACCAATCGCTGCACCGCGTGCTTGCCGCCCAAGACCTCACGCAGTACTTTGACGTCGTGATCGCGAGCCTGGAAGAAGGCGTCGAAAAGCCCGAACCCCTGATCTTTGAGATTCTGCTGGACAAGCTGGGCGTGCCCGCCGCCGACGTTCTGCACGTGGGCGACAACCCGCTGGACGACTACCACGGGGCGAAGTCGGCGGGGATGGAGGCGCGGATTCTCGATCACAGCCTCACCGAAAGCGAGGGCGCGTACATCCACCGGCTGGGAGCGCTCCTCTGA
- a CDS encoding zinc ribbon domain-containing protein — MPVFEFQCAACGRTFSDLVREQDGTLATPCPNCGSQDIHKLPSKFMRLRSEDERLTHAVDSMAGVDDNNYGAVMHHVQEAGRALDDDLSGDLSAMMDADFSGGDFGGGD, encoded by the coding sequence ATGCCCGTTTTCGAGTTTCAGTGCGCGGCCTGCGGGCGAACGTTCAGCGACCTTGTCCGCGAACAAGATGGCACGCTGGCGACTCCGTGCCCGAACTGCGGCTCCCAAGATATCCACAAGTTGCCCAGCAAGTTCATGCGGCTCCGCTCGGAAGATGAGCGTCTTACTCACGCGGTGGACAGCATGGCGGGGGTGGACGACAACAACTACGGCGCGGTGATGCACCACGTGCAGGAGGCGGGTCGCGCCCTGGACGACGACCTCAGCGGCGACTTATCGGCGATGATGGACGCAGATTTTTCCGGCGGGGATTTTGGGGGTGGAGATTGA
- a CDS encoding VWA domain-containing protein has translation MSRWLTILAIVLSSALLVGATLSLTGPTVLAQESREGVLLPRVEAPKVERVTEDEQPVEQVKRETFRREEEFNIRVPYALEPDSFIAVTPGLVIERQQLEPIYLERSDEVRPISMALILDNSWSMIRVNPRNGEPPQDPKYMRLDAARNLMGKLREKDQVTLGVFPPRRSVVPVDYPPVDPPLEQVAYRSKPSEVSKALELLRGEENGTTPLYRGIQRGIEVANGVAGNRPIVVALTDGKDTEEIPGTFSSVIETIKAHPETKLYIIALGEGADVPLLQQLTKNIIKVDDSANLRLAFDQIQRDLSKDLIGTHVRLRFRRVDKDFADGESLRVRYKVGAKVKDYDVVLGTPVTPLTGGTKPEMPKVAK, from the coding sequence ATGAGCCGCTGGCTGACCATCCTCGCGATAGTGCTTTCGTCGGCGTTGCTCGTCGGCGCGACGCTCAGCCTCACCGGGCCTACCGTTTTGGCGCAGGAAAGCCGTGAAGGCGTGCTGCTCCCGCGGGTCGAAGCGCCCAAGGTTGAGCGGGTGACCGAGGATGAACAGCCCGTGGAACAGGTGAAGCGCGAGACGTTCCGGCGGGAAGAGGAATTCAACATTCGCGTGCCGTACGCGTTGGAGCCTGATTCGTTTATTGCGGTCACGCCCGGCTTGGTCATCGAACGACAGCAGTTGGAGCCGATTTATCTGGAGCGTTCCGACGAGGTGCGGCCGATTTCCATGGCGCTGATTCTTGACAACTCGTGGAGCATGATCCGCGTGAATCCGCGCAACGGCGAGCCGCCGCAAGACCCCAAATATATGCGTTTGGACGCGGCCCGCAACCTCATGGGCAAGCTCCGCGAAAAGGACCAAGTCACCTTGGGCGTGTTCCCGCCGCGACGCAGTGTCGTGCCCGTGGATTACCCGCCGGTTGATCCGCCGCTGGAGCAAGTTGCGTATCGCTCGAAACCGTCGGAAGTCAGCAAGGCCCTTGAGCTGTTGCGCGGCGAAGAGAACGGCACGACGCCGCTGTACCGCGGCATTCAGCGCGGGATTGAGGTCGCCAACGGCGTCGCGGGAAATCGCCCGATCGTGGTTGCGCTCACCGATGGCAAGGACACCGAGGAGATTCCTGGGACGTTCTCGTCAGTGATCGAAACCATCAAGGCTCACCCCGAAACGAAGCTCTACATCATCGCGCTGGGCGAAGGCGCGGACGTGCCGCTTCTGCAGCAACTCACCAAGAACATCATCAAGGTGGACGACTCGGCGAACCTGCGGCTGGCCTTCGACCAGATTCAACGCGACTTGAGTAAGGACCTGATCGGCACGCACGTGCGGCTTCGATTCCGCCGCGTGGACAAGGATTTCGCCGATGGCGAATCGCTCCGTGTGCGCTACAAAGTCGGGGCGAAGGTCAAGGATTATGACGTCGTGCTCGGCACGCCGGTCACTCCGCTGACCGGTGGGACCAAACCTGAGATGCCGAAGGTGGCCAAGTGA
- the der gene encoding ribosome biogenesis GTPase Der, producing the protein MAERRPRVVIVGRPNVGKSTLFNRILGRRVAVVEDEPGITRDRLYADVDWDGKQFQLVDTGGILFGDEDPLVDQIRVQAEVALTEADAVLFLVDVIDGVTPADWALANRLRSIEKPVYVLANKADNPKRADMATEFYELGLGEVVPVSGLHGRGVSDVMDEITEGFSRLPKEEETEEISLAIVGRPNVGKSSMLNAFTGERRAIVSNIPGTTRDAIDTVVEYRGERFRLIDTAGLRRRGKIQGTVEYYMAHRSRQAVERSQCALVVCDGEEGLTDGDKRTMKLAHDEGRALVVAVNKWDMVEPPDGAITQMTPAKKEFLRNMVNEMPETRYAHARFTSAKEEKGLEKLLDEVLVAVESWNFRLGTGQLNKLIQDAAFARPYTTKGKQLKIYYVTQVSARPPTFILFVNDDELAHFSYLRYLENCLRKVYPLPGTPIRMIARARRRDEE; encoded by the coding sequence ATGGCAGAACGACGCCCGCGTGTGGTGATTGTTGGGCGTCCGAACGTCGGCAAAAGCACCTTGTTTAACCGCATCCTCGGCCGCCGCGTGGCGGTGGTGGAAGACGAGCCGGGCATCACCCGCGACCGTCTTTACGCCGATGTGGATTGGGACGGCAAGCAGTTTCAGCTGGTGGATACCGGCGGGATTCTCTTTGGCGACGAAGATCCGCTTGTGGACCAGATTCGCGTGCAGGCCGAAGTTGCCCTTACCGAAGCCGATGCCGTGCTGTTTTTGGTGGACGTGATTGACGGCGTAACCCCCGCCGACTGGGCGTTGGCCAACCGCCTGCGCAGCATCGAAAAGCCGGTTTACGTGCTCGCCAACAAGGCCGACAACCCCAAGCGGGCCGACATGGCGACCGAGTTTTATGAGCTCGGCCTGGGCGAGGTTGTGCCCGTCAGCGGACTCCACGGACGTGGCGTAAGCGACGTCATGGACGAGATTACGGAAGGCTTTTCTCGCCTGCCGAAGGAAGAAGAAACCGAGGAGATCAGCCTCGCCATCGTCGGCCGCCCGAACGTGGGCAAGTCGAGCATGCTCAACGCCTTTACCGGCGAGCGCCGGGCGATTGTCTCCAACATTCCGGGCACCACTCGCGACGCCATTGACACCGTCGTGGAATATCGCGGCGAGCGATTCCGCCTGATTGACACCGCCGGTTTGCGCCGACGCGGCAAGATTCAGGGGACGGTCGAATACTATATGGCGCACCGTTCGCGGCAAGCCGTCGAGCGATCGCAATGCGCGCTCGTGGTGTGCGACGGCGAAGAGGGTTTGACCGACGGCGACAAGCGCACCATGAAGTTGGCTCACGATGAGGGCCGCGCGCTCGTGGTCGCCGTGAACAAGTGGGACATGGTGGAGCCGCCGGATGGCGCGATCACCCAAATGACTCCGGCCAAGAAGGAGTTCCTGCGCAACATGGTCAACGAAATGCCGGAAACGCGGTACGCCCACGCGCGGTTTACAAGCGCCAAGGAGGAAAAGGGTCTCGAAAAGCTACTCGACGAGGTGTTGGTCGCGGTGGAATCGTGGAATTTCCGTCTCGGCACCGGCCAGCTTAACAAGCTGATTCAGGACGCGGCCTTCGCCCGCCCGTACACCACCAAGGGCAAGCAGCTGAAGATTTACTACGTAACGCAGGTTTCGGCGCGGCCGCCGACGTTCATTTTGTTTGTGAACGACGACGAGCTGGCGCACTTCTCGTACTTGCGGTACCTCGAAAACTGCCTCCGCAAGGTCTACCCGCTGCCGGGCACGCCGATCCGCATGATCGCGCGCGCTCGTCGCCGCGACGAGGAGTAA
- the rplS gene encoding 50S ribosomal protein L19, giving the protein MSKQQILMSVAEEHIKNDLPKINPGDTVRVHCKVREAGKERIQIFEGTVIACKNGGIAENITVRKISNSIGVERTFPIHSPLVAKIEVMRRGKVRRAKLYYLRDKVGKAARIKEKRTF; this is encoded by the coding sequence ATGTCGAAACAGCAAATTTTAATGAGTGTTGCCGAAGAGCACATCAAGAATGATCTGCCGAAGATCAACCCCGGCGACACGGTTCGCGTGCACTGTAAGGTGCGCGAAGCGGGCAAGGAGCGGATCCAGATTTTTGAAGGCACCGTGATTGCGTGCAAGAACGGTGGCATCGCCGAGAACATTACGGTCCGCAAGATCAGCAACTCGATCGGCGTGGAGCGAACGTTCCCGATCCACTCGCCGCTCGTGGCCAAGATTGAGGTCATGCGCCGCGGTAAGGTGCGACGCGCCAAGCTCTACTACCTCCGCGACAAGGTGGGTAAGGCCGCTCGCATTAAGGAAAAGCGAACCTTCTAA
- a CDS encoding Rne/Rng family ribonuclease — protein sequence MEYRVEREERVVGSIFKGIVQNVLPGMDAAFVDIGLERNAFLYVADILPDESKHDNSPASIKRSELRHRKIKDLLKPGQEIMVQVTKGQRGNKGARVTTRVALPGRYVVLMPEGNHVGVSRKIEDRRERDRLKKIGDAIIPEGFGLVLRTECEGRTPQELQADVAFLQQLWAQVKDQARRQRAPACVHRDQTLLYRTIRDIFGDEIDRLIIDDPEEYEKIHVVAKAVAPALRDKIILYDQEQPIYDFYNIEQDIERLLQHKVWLKSGAYLVIDEMEALTAVDVNTGKLVGNSSLTETILKANMEAATEVCRQLRLRDMGGIIVIDFIDMESADHRKKVFDHFSAMLEKDRARTRVGKISSLGLLEITRKRTSESVTEALTEVCPTCLGRGRIPSANTISLNIERDMHRMLDRPGNAFLVECHPAMVESLIGPDGENIEELEHELHRGVYLRARFDYPYEDYTITAGKLEEFDAHHMGVRRAQVLEVNIRSAGEDSSRKVTAWTDSGYFVELLESDVEPGQRVKVCLQDIRRSYAVGDVIISGAVARR from the coding sequence ATGGAATACCGCGTTGAGCGAGAAGAGCGGGTCGTTGGCAGCATCTTCAAAGGCATCGTTCAAAACGTTCTGCCGGGCATGGACGCCGCTTTTGTCGACATCGGCCTGGAGCGCAATGCGTTCCTCTACGTTGCAGACATTTTGCCCGACGAGAGCAAGCACGACAACTCGCCGGCCAGCATCAAGCGCAGCGAACTGCGTCACCGCAAGATTAAGGACCTGCTGAAGCCGGGTCAGGAGATCATGGTGCAGGTGACCAAGGGTCAGCGCGGCAACAAGGGTGCCCGTGTTACCACGCGCGTGGCCCTGCCGGGTCGCTACGTCGTTCTGATGCCGGAAGGCAATCACGTGGGCGTGAGCCGCAAGATTGAGGATCGCCGCGAACGCGACCGCCTCAAGAAAATCGGCGACGCCATTATCCCGGAAGGCTTCGGTCTGGTTCTGCGCACCGAGTGCGAGGGTCGCACGCCGCAGGAACTGCAAGCCGACGTCGCGTTTTTGCAACAGCTGTGGGCGCAGGTGAAAGACCAGGCTCGCCGCCAGCGCGCTCCGGCCTGCGTACACCGCGACCAAACGCTGCTCTACCGCACGATTCGCGACATTTTTGGCGACGAGATTGACCGCCTGATCATTGACGATCCGGAAGAGTACGAAAAGATTCACGTCGTCGCGAAGGCGGTGGCCCCGGCTCTGCGCGACAAGATCATCTTGTACGATCAAGAGCAGCCGATCTACGACTTTTACAACATCGAGCAGGATATCGAGCGTCTGCTGCAGCACAAGGTTTGGCTGAAGTCGGGCGCGTATCTTGTCATTGACGAGATGGAAGCGCTCACCGCGGTGGACGTCAACACCGGCAAACTCGTCGGCAACTCCTCGCTAACGGAAACCATTCTCAAGGCGAACATGGAGGCCGCCACCGAGGTCTGCCGCCAGCTGCGTCTGCGCGACATGGGCGGCATTATCGTCATTGACTTTATCGACATGGAATCGGCCGACCACCGCAAAAAGGTGTTCGACCACTTCTCGGCGATGCTGGAGAAGGATCGGGCGCGCACTCGCGTCGGAAAAATCAGCTCGCTTGGTTTGCTGGAAATTACGCGCAAGCGCACCAGCGAATCGGTGACCGAAGCCCTCACCGAGGTCTGCCCGACCTGTCTGGGACGCGGCCGCATTCCGAGCGCCAACACGATTTCGCTCAACATTGAGCGCGACATGCACCGCATGCTCGATCGTCCGGGCAACGCGTTTTTGGTGGAGTGCCATCCGGCGATGGTGGAATCGCTCATCGGTCCCGATGGCGAGAACATCGAGGAACTGGAACACGAATTGCACCGTGGCGTTTATCTGCGGGCGCGCTTCGACTATCCGTACGAGGACTACACGATTACGGCGGGCAAGTTGGAAGAATTCGACGCGCACCACATGGGCGTTCGCCGCGCGCAAGTGCTCGAGGTGAACATCCGTTCCGCGGGCGAAGACAGCAGCCGCAAGGTGACGGCGTGGACCGATTCGGGCTACTTTGTCGAATTGCTCGAGAGCGATGTCGAGCCTGGTCAGCGTGTTAAGGTTTGCTTGCAGGATATTCGGCGCAGTTATGCGGTCGGCGATGTGATTATCAGCGGCGCGGTTGCGCGGCGCTGA
- the queA gene encoding tRNA preQ1(34) S-adenosylmethionine ribosyltransferase-isomerase QueA, translating into MIAQEPLADRAASRMLCLDRATGELADRHFRDLVNLLHPGDVLVVNNTRVSAVRLFGRRATGGACEVLLTKRLTSRQYRAMVKPAKRLTVGTTVHFDGGFQATVVAEEGTSFRVLEFPDDESVAAALQTGVVPLPPYITQKLTERERYQTVFNSHGESSAAPTAGLHFTPEILAEIQRKGIQRVEVNLEVGVDTFRPVMVDDIRDHEMHGEVCTISDEAAQLINQRTGRCIAVGTTSVRTLESFADANGQVQSGEQLTRICIAPGYEWRVVQGMLTNFHMPRTTMLLMLAAMTGRDPLMAAYRHAIAERYRFLSFGDCMFIANS; encoded by the coding sequence TTGATCGCGCAGGAGCCGCTCGCGGACCGCGCCGCCTCGCGCATGCTATGTCTCGACCGCGCCACCGGTGAACTAGCCGACCGACACTTTCGCGACTTGGTAAATCTGTTGCATCCCGGCGACGTGCTCGTGGTCAACAACACACGCGTCTCGGCGGTGCGGCTTTTCGGGCGACGAGCCACGGGCGGGGCTTGTGAAGTATTACTCACCAAACGGTTAACATCGCGCCAATACCGCGCGATGGTGAAGCCCGCCAAGCGCTTGACTGTGGGCACGACGGTCCACTTTGACGGCGGCTTCCAGGCAACCGTGGTGGCCGAAGAAGGCACCTCGTTTCGCGTGCTCGAATTCCCCGATGACGAGTCGGTGGCCGCCGCTCTGCAAACCGGGGTCGTGCCGTTACCGCCCTATATCACCCAAAAACTAACGGAGCGCGAGCGATACCAAACCGTGTTCAACTCGCACGGCGAAAGCAGCGCCGCGCCCACCGCCGGGCTCCACTTTACGCCCGAGATTCTCGCCGAGATCCAGCGCAAAGGCATCCAGCGAGTGGAAGTCAACCTTGAGGTTGGCGTGGACACTTTTCGCCCCGTGATGGTGGACGACATCCGCGACCACGAAATGCACGGCGAGGTCTGCACGATCTCCGACGAAGCAGCCCAACTCATCAACCAACGCACCGGGCGTTGCATCGCCGTCGGCACCACTTCCGTGCGCACGTTGGAGTCCTTCGCCGACGCCAATGGGCAGGTTCAATCCGGCGAGCAACTCACCCGCATTTGCATCGCTCCCGGCTACGAATGGCGAGTCGTGCAAGGGATGCTGACCAACTTCCACATGCCGCGCACCACCATGCTGCTGATGCTCGCCGCGATGACCGGCCGCGATCCGCTGATGGCCGCGTACCGCCACGCGATCGCCGAACGCTACCGTTTTCTTAGCTTCGGAGATTGCATGTTTATCGCAAATTCGTGA
- the trmD gene encoding tRNA (guanosine(37)-N1)-methyltransferase TrmD: MLRFDFVSLFPEMIRGVMGESMAARAQANGLIEVHTSNPRDFATDKHRTVDDRPFGGSPGMLLLAPIMEACLASLSLREGDRVVFPDPRGRLFSEASARSLAEAPRVVFVCGHYEGIDERIVEKYATDLLSLGDFVLTGGELPSLVIADAIMRKVPGVLGDSASLDADSHASGLLSSPQFAKPREHDGVAVPEELHQGNHGEIERWHRRQALRLTRANRPDLFCQAPLGADDLNLLE; the protein is encoded by the coding sequence ATGTTGCGCTTCGACTTCGTGTCTCTTTTCCCGGAGATGATTCGCGGCGTGATGGGCGAAAGCATGGCGGCGCGCGCCCAAGCCAACGGCCTGATTGAGGTTCACACGAGCAATCCGCGCGACTTCGCCACCGACAAGCATCGCACGGTGGACGACCGCCCGTTCGGCGGGAGCCCCGGAATGCTGTTGCTCGCGCCGATCATGGAGGCTTGTCTCGCTTCGTTGTCGTTGCGGGAGGGGGACCGGGTGGTGTTCCCCGATCCGCGCGGGCGGCTATTCAGCGAAGCGAGCGCGCGAAGTTTGGCCGAGGCGCCGCGCGTGGTGTTTGTCTGCGGGCACTACGAGGGCATTGACGAGCGGATTGTCGAGAAGTACGCGACCGACTTGTTGTCGCTTGGTGACTTCGTGCTCACCGGCGGCGAGCTGCCGAGTTTGGTGATAGCCGACGCGATTATGCGCAAGGTGCCGGGCGTGCTCGGCGACTCGGCGAGTTTGGACGCCGACTCGCATGCGAGCGGTTTGCTGAGTTCGCCGCAGTTCGCCAAGCCCCGCGAGCACGACGGCGTGGCCGTGCCGGAGGAACTGCATCAGGGCAATCACGGAGAAATTGAGCGGTGGCATCGCCGTCAGGCGCTCCGATTGACCCGCGCCAACCGTCCTGATCTTTTCTGCCAGGCCCCACTTGGCGCGGATGATCTGAATCTGCTAGAATAG
- a CDS encoding helix-turn-helix domain-containing protein — translation MSQTTDKGGAAGDFDPVAYIENAFSDTKPTPSRTAVMEKDAASRNGHAPRATTESKRALSAPRPRRVKAKDAASESLNTETQRLWSHLPKIINFLQSNFNDSVTANYYRGEFKETRAELIERLLDPELTLEEVSRILGVCPATVRRYTNRGWLGHHRTKGGQRRFRLSGVAKFVEEHGRDIRD, via the coding sequence GTGAGTCAAACGACCGATAAGGGGGGAGCCGCCGGAGATTTTGATCCGGTCGCCTATATCGAGAACGCATTTTCCGATACCAAGCCCACGCCGTCGCGCACGGCCGTGATGGAAAAGGATGCGGCCTCGAGAAATGGGCACGCTCCACGAGCAACGACTGAAAGCAAGCGAGCCCTCAGCGCGCCGCGTCCCCGCCGCGTCAAGGCCAAGGATGCCGCCAGCGAAAGCCTGAACACCGAAACGCAACGCCTTTGGTCGCACTTGCCGAAGATCATCAACTTCCTGCAGTCGAATTTCAACGACTCGGTCACCGCCAACTACTATCGTGGCGAGTTCAAGGAAACCCGAGCCGAACTCATTGAGCGCCTGCTTGACCCTGAACTCACACTCGAAGAAGTGAGCCGCATTCTGGGCGTCTGCCCGGCCACGGTGCGCCGCTACACCAATCGCGGTTGGCTAGGACACCACCGCACCAAGGGTGGTCAACGCCGATTCCGCCTCAGCGGCGTCGCAAAGTTTGTCGAAGAGCACGGTCGCGATATCCGCGACTAG
- the gcvH gene encoding glycine cleavage system protein GcvH — translation MSSVPADLKYTKSHEWVRVEGDVATIGITDHAQSELGDVVFVELPSAGRSLSAGDTFGSVESVKTVSDVYAPIGGEVTEANETLGAQSELVNTDPYGQGWLIKVKVSDASQLDALMDAAAYGGVIA, via the coding sequence ATGAGTTCCGTTCCCGCCGATTTGAAGTACACGAAGTCCCACGAGTGGGTCCGCGTCGAAGGCGATGTGGCCACCATCGGCATCACCGATCATGCCCAAAGCGAACTGGGCGACGTCGTGTTTGTCGAGCTGCCGAGCGCCGGACGCTCGCTCAGCGCGGGCGACACGTTTGGCTCGGTTGAAAGCGTCAAGACGGTCAGCGACGTGTACGCCCCCATCGGTGGCGAAGTCACCGAAGCGAACGAAACCCTCGGCGCGCAAAGCGAACTCGTCAACACCGACCCCTACGGCCAAGGATGGTTGATTAAAGTCAAGGTGAGCGACGCCAGCCAGCTCGACGCCTTGATGGATGCCGCAGCATACGGCGGAGTCATCGCCTAA